The sequence ATTGTTTTGGCGACCTGCGTCGCTTGGTCGATAAGGTATCGGGAAATCCCGAACCTCCTTTTGCCCGCCGATTCTCTATGCATAGACGATCTGCGACAAGGGAAAATCGGCACTCCTGATTGCGGTCATCAATGCGCGTACTCATGCACCAATTGCACCGGCGATTGCAAACCGTAACGGGACCGGCGCATCCCGCTTCCACAATCCTCCCGCCTACACCCACATGCGTGGCGGATCAGCGGGCAAGTCCGAGTTCCTCCAGCAGGTGGGCCAAGCCACCCATCCACACGCCGCGCCGGATCTGGATCGGCTCGGCGGCGAGGTTGACCACGTATCCGCGCGCCAGGCCGAGGTCGCGCATGCAGGTCTCCAAACCGCGTAGGTCGGGGACGGAGACGCCCAGCTTGATCTCGATCGGGATGATCGCGTCGCGCAGGCAAAGGATCAGGTCCACCTCCGCCCCCGTGTGGGTGCGGTAGAAGAACGCCTGCACTCCGGGGTCACGAAGGTGGGCATGCAAGAGGATTTGCTCGATGCTGAACGTTTCGAAGCTGGCGCCGGCTTTCGGATGGGCGAGCAGTGCTCTCTTCGAAAAGGGGATGCCCAGCAGCGCGTGCAACAAGCCGGTGTCCCGCACGTAGATCTTCGGGCTCTTCACCAAGCGCTTACGGATGACGCCGCGTACGGCGCGAGGCGGCGGATCGGGAACGTGCCCTCGAAGATGTCGAGGAAGTGCGCCACCGAGTGGTAGTTGACACCCAGAGAGCCGCCCAACTCGGAGAGGTTGCAGATTCCGCCCTGCGCGTGCGCCACCATGGTCAGGAGCGTGCGAAGCCGCAGGCTGGAGATCCGAAAGCCGAGCTGTGGGATGTCCTGCTCCAAGGTCGTGCGAAGATAGGATGGATACCACTCCTCGGGCCGGGCCCGTGGCCGACCCCAGTGGATGCGGGGAAAGGCGCCTTGAATCCACAAGCTCTCCGCGTCGTGCTCAGCAACCGAGATCCCTGCGAGCTCAAAAACACCAACCCGCCCGGTGAGCGACTCGGAGACACCCTTCAACAAGCCTGGCGAGGCAGATCCAAGCAGTACGACCCGCCGGCGCGGCTCGCGGTCGAGGAGGCTGCGAAGGACCGGGACGAGACCCGGCAAGCGTTGCGCCTCGTCGATGACCAACCGAGGGGCGTGGGAGATGAAGAACTGCGGGTCGCCGCTGACGCGGGCGAAGTCGTTCGGATCCTCGAGGTCCGCGTACGTGTAGTCGGGGAAGGCGAGATGGGCAAGCGTCGACTTGCCGATCTGCCGCGCCCCGAGGCTCGCCAGGGCCGGGAACCGCCGGCTCAGTGCGCGGACCCGACCCTCGGCTATACGCGCCATGCCACGTTGGAAAATTAGATGCCAATCCTCTGATTTTCAAACGCCCCGACCCTGAGGCTAGCGCCACATTGGTCGTTGCACGACAGTTACCCCCGATCTGTGACCTGCAGGCGCGCCGTCCGGGCCGCGTTCCGCTCCTGCACTCCATCTCCGCGAGCGTCGCCATGGCGCGGCAGGACGGCGCGGCGGGGATCTTCACGGCGTGCCGCCCAATGCGCGGATGCGATCTCGGACCTCGACAGAATCTGGTTGGAACCGCAGCGCTTCGCGGTACATGTACATTGCGCCGTCTCGATCACCTCGCTCCCGGAGCATGTCTCCCAAGCCCAAGGTGAGGC is a genomic window of Deltaproteobacteria bacterium containing:
- a CDS encoding ATP-binding protein encodes the protein MARIAEGRVRALSRRFPALASLGARQIGKSTLAHLAFPDYTYADLEDPNDFARVSGDPQFFISHAPRLVIDEAQRLPGLVPVLRSLLDREPRRRVVLLGSASPGLLKGVSESLTGRVGVFELAGISVAEHDAESLWIQGAFPRIHWGRPRARPEEWYPSYLRTTLEQDIPQLGFRISSLRLRTLLTMVAHAQGGICNLSELGGSLGVNYHSVAHFLDIFEGTFPIRRLAPYAASSVSAW
- a CDS encoding DUF4143 domain-containing protein, which translates into the protein MKSPKIYVRDTGLLHALLGIPFSKRALLAHPKAGASFETFSIEQILLHAHLRDPGVQAFFYRTHTGAEVDLILCLRDAIIPIEIKLGVSVPDLRGLETCMRDLGLARGYVVNLAAEPIQIRRGVWMGGLAHLLEELGLAR